One window from the genome of Halostella litorea encodes:
- a CDS encoding plastocyanin/azurin family copper-binding protein — MKRRTYLAGLSAGSAAGLSGCLASLGSAGDSCDGNCDIGMTAVDFDPQEYEVSVGDTVTWKNTSSKGHTVTAYADQIPDDADYFASGGFDSEDAARDGWQQNEGVLTSGDTYEHTFEVAGEYDYVCLPHENSGMVGTIIVTE; from the coding sequence ATGAAGCGCCGCACGTACCTCGCCGGCCTGAGCGCCGGGAGCGCGGCCGGCCTCTCCGGGTGTCTCGCGAGTCTCGGCTCCGCCGGCGACTCCTGTGACGGGAACTGCGACATCGGGATGACCGCGGTGGACTTCGACCCACAGGAGTACGAGGTGAGCGTCGGCGACACCGTCACCTGGAAAAACACCAGTTCGAAGGGCCACACCGTCACCGCCTACGCGGATCAGATCCCCGACGACGCCGACTACTTCGCCTCCGGCGGCTTCGACTCCGAGGACGCCGCCCGGGACGGTTGGCAGCAAAACGAGGGGGTGCTCACGTCCGGCGACACGTACGAGCACACCTTCGAGGTCGCCGGGGAGTACGACTACGTCTGTCTGCCCCACGAGAACAGCGGGATGGTCGGCACGATAATCGTCACCGAGTAG